One segment of Ricinus communis isolate WT05 ecotype wild-type chromosome 8, ASM1957865v1, whole genome shotgun sequence DNA contains the following:
- the LOC8280314 gene encoding pleiotropic drug resistance protein 1-like, with product MEGGDLYRASSSLRRGGSSIWTNNTIPEVFSRSSREEDDEEALKWAALERLPTYDRLRKGILSTASRSGANEIDVGSLGFHERKLLLERLVRVAEENNEEFLLKLKNRIDRVGIELPKIEVRFENLNIEAEAFAGSRALPTFINFSINIFEGFLNSLHILPSRKKQLTVLKDVSGVIKPSRMTLLLGPPSSGKTTLLLALAGKLDPNLKFSGNVTYNGHRMNEFIPQSTAAYISQHDLHIGEMTVRETLSFSARCQGVGTRLEMLAELSRREKAANIKPDPDIDVFMKAVATEGQETNVVTDYILKILGLEACADTLVGDEMLRGISGGQRKRVTTGEMLVGPARALFMDEISTGLDSSTTYQIVNSLKQTIHILDGTAVISLLQPAPETYDLFDDIILLSDGQIVYQGPREHVLEFFDYMGFKCPERKGVADFLQEVTSKNDQKQYWVQKDQPYSFITVQEFAEAFQSYDVGRKIGQELSTPFDKSKSHPAALATKKYGVDKMELFKACFSREYLLMKRNSFVYIFKLTQLVVMAIISMTLFLRTEMHREDLTDAGVYLGALFFTLVMIMFNGMAELSMTIAKLPVFYKQRDLLFYPPWAFALPTWILKIPITFFEVGVWVFITYYVIGFDPNVERLFKQYFLLLIVNQMASGLFRFIAAVGRNMIVANTFGSFALLTVFALGGIVLSRDDIKKWWIWGYWISPMMYGQNALVANEFLGESWNHVPANSTSTDSLGVQFIKSRGFFPHAYWYWIGIGALTGFTILFNLCFTLALTYLNPYEKPHAVISDEPERSDRTEGAIQLSQNGSSHRTITESGVGIRMTDEANHNKKKGMVLPFEPHSITFNDVLYSVDMPQEMKSQGIAEDKLVLLKGVSGAFKPGVLTALMGVSGAGKTTLMDVLAGRKTGGYIEGDIRISGYPKKQDTFARISGYCEQNDIHSPHVTVYESLIYSAWLRLAPEVDPETRKMFVDEVMELVELNPLRQALVGLPGVNGLSTEQRKRLTIAVELVANPSIIFMDEPTSGLDARAAAIVMRTVRNTVDTGRTVVCTIHQPSIDIFEAFDELFLMKRGGEEIYVGPLGRHSCHLINYFEGIEGVSKIKDGYNPATWMLEVTSSAQELSLGVDFATIYKNSELYRRNKAIIKELSTSAPGSKGLYFPTQYSQSFLTQCIACLWKQRLSYWRNPPYTAVRFLFTTFIALMFGTMFWDLGSKTRTQQDIFNSAGSMYGAVVFLGTQNAASVQPVVAIERTVFYRERAAGMYSALPYAYAQVLVEIPYIFAQAVVYGLLTYSMIGFEWTAAKFFWYIFFMYFTLMYFTYYGMMAVAVTPNHHIASIVSSAFYGIWNLFSGFIVPRTRMPVWWRWYYWACPVSWTLYGLIGSQFADIKDSFEGGSQTVEDFVREYYGIRHDFLGVVAAVIVGTTVLFAFIFAVSVKSFNFQRR from the exons ATGGAGGGTGGTGACCTCTATAGAGCTAGTAGTAGTTTACGAAGAGGAGGTTCTTCTATATGGACAAATAATACAATACCTGAAGTATTTTCAAGATCTTCAAGAGAAGAAGATGACGAAGAAGCTCTTAAGTGGGCTGCTCTTGAAAGGTTGCCTACTTATGATCGTTTGAGGAAAGGTATATTGTCTACTGCATCAAGAAGTGGAGCTAACGAGATTGATGTTGGTAGTCTTGGATTCCATGAAAGGAAACTTTTGCTTGAGAGGTTAGTGAGAGTTGCTGAAGAGAATAATGAGGAATTCTTGTTGAAGCTCAAGAACCGTATTGATAG GGTTGGAATTGAACTTCCAAAAATTGAAGTTCGGTTTGAGAACCTAAATATTGAAGCTGAAGCCTTTGCAGGAAGCAGAGCTTTGCCTACATTCATTAATTTctctattaatatatttgag GGCTTCCTGAATTCTCTTCATATTCTTCCAAGTAGAAAAAAACAATTGACCGTCCTCAAGGATGTTAGTGGAGTCATCAAGCCATCAAG GATGACTTTACTTTTGGGTCCTCCAAGTTCTGGAAAGACTACACTTTTGTTAGCATTGGCTGGAAAGCTTGATCCTAATTTGAAG TTTTCTGGTAATGTGACTTATAATGGTCATAGAATGAATGAATTCATACCACAAAGTACCGCTGCCTATATCAGTCAACATGATCTTCATATAGGAGAAATGACTGTAAGAGAAACTCTATCATTTTCTGCCAGATGCCAAGGAGTTGGAACCCGACTTG AAATGCTGGCTGAGTTGTCTAGAAGAGAGAAAGCAGCAAATATTAAACCTGATCCGGATATTGATGTTTTCATGAag GCTGTAGCAACAGAAGGCCAGGAGACCAATGTGGTCACAGATTATATTTTGAAG ATATTAGGATTAGAAGCCTGTGCAGATACCTTGGTTGGAGACGAAATGTTAAGAGGCATCTCCGGTGGACAAAGGAAGCGTGTAACAACAG GTGAAATGCTGGTTGGGCCAGCGAGGGCATTGTTTATGGATGAGATCTCCACTGGCTTGGACAGCTCCACAACTTACCAAATTGTGAACTCACTTAAGCAAACCATTCATATTCTTGATGGAACTGCTGTCATTTCTCTCCTCCAGCCAGCACCAGAGACTTATGATCTCTTTGATGACATTATTCTGCTGTCCGATGGCCAGATTGTTTACCAGGGTCCTCGGGAACATGTGCTCGAGTTTTTTGATTATATGGGCTTCAAGTGTCCTGAAAGAAAAGGCGTGGCAGATTTCTTGCAAGAA GTGACATCAAAGAATGATCAGAAGCAATATTGGGTACAAAAAGATCAGCCTTACAGTTTTATCACAGTTCAAGAATTTGCTGAGGCATTCCAATCATATGATGTGGGTCGAAAAATTGGACAAGAGCTTTCAACCCCATTTGATAAGTCCAAGAGCCACCCTGCTGCCTTGGCAACGAAAAAGTATGGTGTTGATAAGATGGAGCTGTTTAAAGCTTGCTTCTCAAGAGAATACTTGCTCATGAAGAGGAACTCATTTGTTTATATCTTCAAGCTCACCCAA CTTGTAGTCATGGCAATTATATCTATGACACTATTCCTGCGAACTGAGATGCATCGAGAAGACCTCACGGATGCAGGAGTGTATTTGGGCGCCTTGTTCTTCACTTTGGTTATGATCATGTTCAATGGCATGGCAGAGCTATCCATGACCATTGCAAAGCTTCCTGTGTTTTACAAGCAAAGGGACCTCCTATTCTATCCTCCTTGGGCATTTGCGCTTCCCACATGGATACTTAAAATTCCTATTACATTTTTCGAAGTTGGTGTTTGGGTTTTTATCACCTATTATGTCATCGGATTTGATCCTAATGTTGAAAG ATTATTCAAGCAGTACTTTCTGCTCTTAATTGTTAACCAGATGGCCTCTGGACTATTCCGATTTATAGCTGCAGTAGGAAGGAACATGATTGTTGCTAACACATTTGGATCATTTGCGCTACTTACAGTTTTTGCATTGGGGGGCATAGTCCTGTCACGAG ATGACATTAAGAAATGGTGGATATGGGGTTACTGGATCTCACCAATGATGTATGGGCAGAATGCATTAGTAGCTAATGAGTTCTTAGGAGAGAGCTGGAATCAT GTTCCAGCAAACTCAACCTCAACTGATTCCTTGGGAgttcaatttattaaaagtcGTGGGTTCTTCCCACATGCATACTGGTATTGGATAGGCATAGGCGCATTGACAGGATTCACAATATTATTCAACTTGTGTTTCACTTTGGCTCTCACTTACCTTAATC CATATGAGAAGCCCCATGCTGTTATATCTGACGAGCCTGAACGTAGTGACAGAACCGAAGGAGCCATTCAGTTATCACAAAATGGAAGTAGTCATAGGACAATCACAG AGAGTGGAGTTGGAATTAGGATGACTGATGAGGCAAAccataataagaaaaaaggaatGGTTCTTCCATTTGAACCACATTCCATCACCTTTAATGATGTTTTGTACTCTGTTGACATGCCTCAG GAAATGAAAAGTCAAGGAATTGCTGAAGATAAATTGGTGCTTTTGAAGGGTGTCAGTGGTGCATTCAAGCCAGGTGTTCTGACAGCATTGATGGGTGTTAGTGGTGCTGGTAAAACTACTCTGATGGATGTGCTGGCTGGTAGGAAAACTGGTGGATATATTGAGGGGGACATCAGAATTTCTGGGTACCCAAAGAAGCAAGATACTTTTGCTAGAATTTCAGGATATTGCGAGCAAAATGACATCCATTCGCCACACGTTACTGTTTATGAATCCCTAATCTACTCGGCTTGGCTTCGTCTAGCCCCTGAAGTTGACCCTGAAACCAGGAAG ATGTTTGTTGATGAAGTTATGGAGCTTGTGGAACTAAATCCACTGAGGCAAGCACTAGTCGGATTGCCAGGGGTGAATGGTCTGTCTACTGAGCAGCGGAAGCGGCTAACAATTGCAGTTGAGCTAGTGGCAAACCCCTCCATAATATTCATGGATGAGCCAACTTCAGGACTAGATGCAAGGGCTGCTGCAATTGTAATGAGAACAGTTAGAAACACTGTGGACACAGGAAGAACGGTTGTATGCACCATCCACCAGCCAAGTATTGATATATTTGAAGCTTTCGATGAG CTATTCTTGATGAAGAGAGGTGGAGAAGAGATATATGTTGGGCCATTGGGTCGCCATTCTTGCCATCTGATTAACTATTTTGAG GGAATTGAAGGAGtaagtaaaattaaagatggTTATAATCCAGCAACTTGGATGCTGGAAGTTACCAGTTCTGCACAAGAGTTGTCTTTGGGAGTTGATTTTGCTACTATCTACAAGAATTCAGAGTTGTACAG GAGAAACAAAGCaattattaaagaattaagCACTTCAGCTCCTGGTTCAAAGGGCCTCTATTTCCCTACACAGTACTCCCAGTCCTTTTTAACCCAATGCATAGCTTGCTTATGGAAGCAACGGTTGTCATACTGGCGGAATCCACCATATACTGCTGTCAGATTTCTGTTCACCACCTTTATAGCATTGATGTTCGGGACAATGTTCTGGGATCTTGGCTCCAAAAC GAGGACGCAACAAGACATTTTTAATTCTGCGGGTTCAATGTACGGAGCAGTTGTCTTTCTAGGGACACAAAATGCGGCATCTGTGCAACCGGTTGTAGCAATTGAAAGAACTGTCTTCTATAGAGAAAGAGCTGCCGGAATGTATTCAGCTTTGCCTTATGCCTATGCGCAG GTCCTGGTTGAGATTCCATACATTTTTGCTCAAGCAGTTGTATATGGTCTTTTAACATACTCAATGATTGGATTCGAATGGACTGCTGCTAAGTTCTTTTGGTATATATTCTTCATGTACTTCACATTGATGTACTTCACCTACTACGGAATGATGGCTGTTGCCGTGACGCCAAATCACCACATTGCATCCATAGTTTCTTCAGCATTTTATGGAATTTGGAACCTCTTTTCAGGATTTATTGTCCCAAGAACC AGGATGCCTGTATGGTGGAGATGGTATTACTGGGCATGTCCAGTGTCATGGACCTTGTACGGATTGATTGGGTCGCAGTTTGCAGATAtaaaagattcatttgaaggtGGGAGCCAAACAGTGGAAGATTTTGTAAGAGAGTACTATGGTATCAGACATGATTTTCTCGGAGTAGTTGCAGCTGTGATTGTCGGGACTACTGTActatttgcttttattttcgCTGTTTCTGTCAAGTCCTTTAACTTCCAAAGGAGATAA
- the LOC8280313 gene encoding pleiotropic drug resistance protein 1, giving the protein MEGSEIYRASSSLRRGSFVGWRSNSDVFSRSGREDDDEEALKWAALEKLPTYDRLRKGILLSASQGVFSEIDIDNLGLQEKKTLIERLVKVAEEDNEKFLLKLKNRIDRVGIELPTIEVRYEHLNIEAEAVSGGRALPSFVNFSISIIEGFLNFLHILPSRKRPFTILKDVSGIIKPSRMTLLLGPPSSGKTTLLLALAGKLDPNLKFSGNVTYNGYKMNEFIPQRTAAYISQHDEHMGELTVKETLAFSARCQGVGSQHELLAELSRREIAANIKPDPDIDVFMKAAATEGQETNVVTDYVLKILGLEICADTLVGNAMIRGISGGQKKRVTTGEMLVGPARALFMDEISTGLDSSTTYQIVNCLKQTTHILNGTAVISLLQPAPETYNLFDDIILLSDGQIVYQGPREQVLDFFEYMGFRCPERKGVADFLQEVTSRKDQKQYWARRDQPYRFITVKEFSEALQSYEVGRRIGDELSIPFDKSKSHPAALATKKYGVGKRELLKACISREFLLMKRNSFFYIFKLSQLIIMATIAITLFLRTEMDRETLTDGGVYLGALFYTVTIIMFNGMAELSMTIAKLPVFYKQRDLLFYPAWSYSLPTWLLKIPVTFVEVGVWVCINYYAIGFDPNIGRFFKQYLLLLFVNQMASGLFRFIAAAGRNMIVANTFGSFALLTLFALGGFVLSREEIKKWWIWAYWLSPLMYGQNAIVVNEFLGNSWSHIPPNSTESLGVQLLKSRGFYPYAYWYWIGLGALICFLLVFNLLFALALTFLDPFEKRQAVISEDSQSNEPADQTGASIQLRNYGSSHISTTSSDGEISEVNHNKKKGMVLPFEPRSITFDDVIYSVDMPQEMRSQGVLEDKLVLLKGVSGAFRPGVLTALMGISGAGKTTLMDVLAGRKTGGYIEGDIRISGYPKNQETFARISGYCEQNDIHSPHVTVRESLIYSAWLRLPSEVDSDTRKMFVEEVMELVELDSIKNALVGLPGVNGLSTEQRKRLTIAVELVANPSIIFMDEPTSGLDARAAAIVMRTVRNTVDTGRTVVCTIHQPSIDIFEAFDELFLMKRGGEEIYVGPLGRQSCHLIKYFEGIEGVSKIKDGYNPATWMLEVTSTAQELAMGIDFSDIYKNSELYRRNKAMIKELSIPAPGLNDLYFPTKYSQSFFTQCLACLWKQRLSYWRNPPYTAVRFLFTSFIALMFGTIFWELGSRRSKQQDIFNAAGSMYAAVLFLGVQNSASVQPVVAVERTVFYRERAAGMYSAMPYAYAQVLVEIPYLLCQAVVYGTITYAMIGFDWSIAKFFWYLFFMFFTLLYFTLFGMMCVAATPNHQIAAIISSAFYGIWNLFSGFIIPRTRMPVWWRWYYWACPVSWTLYGLIASQFGDMQNVLEDKQTIEEFIKDYYGFNHDFVIVVAGVILGFALLFAFTFGVSIKSFNFQRR; this is encoded by the exons ATGGAGGGCAGTGAAATTTATAGAGCTAGTAGTAGCTTAAGAAGAGGGAGTTTTGTAGGATGGAGAAGCAACAGTGATGTTTTTTCAAGATCTGGAagagaagatgatgatgaagaagctCTAAAATGGGCCGCACTTGAAAAATTACCTACTTATGATCGTTTGAGGAAAGGTATATTGCTTAGTGCATCTCAAGGTGTTTTTAGTGAGATTGACATTGATAATCTTGGacttcaagaaaagaaaactctgATAGAGAGATTGGTTAAAGTGGCTGAAGAAGATAATGAGAAGTTCTTGTTGAAACTCAAGAACCGTATTGATAG AGTTGGTATTGAACTTCCAACAATTGAAGTTAGATACGAGCATCTAAATATTGAAGCAGAGGCTGTATCAGGAGGCAGAGCCTTGCCTTCATTTGTTAACTTCTCTATTAGCATAATAGAG GGTTTCTTGAATTTTCTTCATATTCTTCCAAGTAGAAAGAGACCATTTACCATCCTTAAGGATGTTAGTGGAATCATCAAGCCATCAAG AATGACTTTGCTTTTGGGTCCTCCAAGTTCTGGAAAGACCACTCTTTTGTTGGCACTGGCTGGAAAGCTTGACCCTAATCTAAAG TTTTCTGGTAATGTGACTTACAATGGTTACAAGATGAATGAATTCATACCACAGAGAACTGCTGCATATATCAGTCAACACGATGAACACATGGGCGAATTGACTGTGAAGGAAACTTTGGCTTTTTCTGCAAGATGCCAAGGAGTTGGAAGCCAACATG AGTTATTGGCCGAATTGTCTAGAAGAGAAATAGCAGCAAATATTAAGCCTGATCCCGATATTGATGTTTTTATGAAG GCTGCAGCAACAGAAGGTCAAGAGACTAATGTGGTCACGGATTATGTTTTAAAG ATACTAGGATTGGAAATCTGTGCAGATACTTTGGTAGGAAATGCAATGATAAGGGGTATCTCTGGAGGACAAAAGAAGCGTGTTACAACAG GTGAGATGCTGGTTGGGCCGGCAAGGGCGCTATTTATGGATGAGATCTCTACTGGCTTGGACAGTTCAACGACTTACCAAATTGTGAACTGCCTGAAGCAAACCACTCACATTCTTAATGGAACTGCTGTCATCTCCCTCCTTCAACCAGCTCCGGAGACTTATAACCTCTTTGATGACATTATTCTCCTGTCAGACGGCCAGATAGTGTACCAAGGTCCCCGGGAACAAGTACTTGATTTCTTTGAATATATGGGCTTCAGGTGTCCTGAACGCAAAGGCGTGGCTGATTTCTTACAGGAA GTAACGTCAAGGAAAGATCAGAAGCAGTATTGGGCACGTAGAGATCAGCCTTATCGTTTTATCACAGTCAAGGAATTTTCTGAGGCACTCCAGTCATATGAGGTGGGAAGAAGAATTGGAGATGAGCTATCAATTCCATTTGATAAATCCAAGAGCCATCCAGCTGCTTTGGCAACCAAAAAGTATGGTGTAGGGAAGAGGGAGCTTCTTAAAGCTTGCATCTCAAGAGAGTTCTTGCTCATGAAGAGAAACTCATTTTTCTACATCTTCAAGCTCAGCCAA CTTATAATTATGGCAACCATTGCAATCACACTCTTCCTGAGGACTGAGATGGACCGCGAAACTTTGACTGATGGAGGAGTTTATTTGGGTGCTTTGTTCTACACTGTGACCATAATCATGTTCAATGGTATGGCAGAACTATCCATGACCATTGCAAAGCTTCCTGTTTTTTACAAACAAAGGGACCTCCTATTCTATCCTGCATGGTCATATTCTCTTCCCACATGGCTTCTTAAAATTCCTGTCACATTTGTGGAAGTTGGTGTCTGGGTTTGCATCAATTATTATGCCATTGGATTTGATCCTAATATTGGAAG GTTCTTTAAGCAGTATCTTCTGCTCTTATTTGTTAACCAGATGGCATCTGGACTATTTCGATTCATTGCTGCAGCTGGAAGAAACATGATTGTTGCTAACACCTTTGGATCCTTTGCACTGCTAACACTTTTTGCATTGGGTGGCTTTGTCCTGTCACGAG AGGAGATAAAAAAATGGTGGATATGGGCTTACTGGTTGTCACCATTGATGTATGGGCAGAATGCTATTGTTGTTAATGAATTTCTTGGAAATAGCTGGAGTCAT ATTCCTCCAAATTCGACAGAATCGCTAGGAGTTCAACTGTTGAAGAGTCGCGGATTCTATCCATATGCATATTGGTATTGGATTGGACTAGGCGCATTGATTTGTTTCTTGCTAGTATTCAACTTGTTATTCGCCCTAGCTCTCACTTTTCTTGACC CTTTTGAGAAACGTCAAGCTGTTATATCTGAGGATTCTCAGAGTAATGAGCCTGCTGATCAAACTGGAGCATCCATTCAGTTAAGAAACTATGGAAGTAGTCATATATCAACCACAA GTAGTGATGGTGAAATCAGTGAGGTGAACCATAACAAGAAGAAAGGAATGGTTCTTCCATTTGAACCACGTTCCATCACCTTCGATGATGTTATATACTCGGTTGACATGCCACAG GAAATGAGAAGTCAGGGAGTTCTTGAAGATAAATTGGTGCTATTGAAGGGAGTAAGTGGTGCTTTCAGGCCGGGTGTTCTCACAGCTTTAATGGGCATTAGTGGGGCCGGTAAAACCACTCTGATGGATGTGCTGGCTGGTAGGAAAACTGGTGGATATATTGAGGGGGACATCAGAATTTCGGGATACCCAAAGAACCAAGAAACATTTGCCAGAATTTCAGGGTACTGTGAGCAGAATGACATCCATTCTCCACATGTCACTGTCCGTGAATCTTTAATATACTCAGCCTGGCTTCGTCTGCCCTCGGAAGTTGACTCGGATACcagaaag ATGTTTGTTGAGGAAGTCATGGAGCTTGTGGAACTGGATTCCATTAAAAACGCTCTAGTTGGGTTGCCAGGAGTGAATGGTCTGTCCACAGAGCAGCGAAAACGGCTTACAATTGCAGTTGAGCTAGTAGCAAACCCCTCTATTATATTCATGGATGAGCCAACTTCAGGGCTAGATGCAAGAGCAGCTGCAATTGTTATGAGAACAGTTAGGAACACTGTGGACACAGGAAGAACAGTTGTATGCACAATTCATCAGCCAAGCATTGATATATTTGAAGCTTTCGACGAG CTTTTCCTGATGAAGAGAGGAGGAGAAGAGATATATGTCGGGCCACTGGGTCGCCAGTCTTGccatctaattaaatattttgag GGAATTGAAGGAGTCAGTAAAATCAAAGATGGTTATAACCCAGCAACTTGGATGCTGGAAGTCACCAGTACTGCACAAGAGTTAGCTATGGGGATTGATTTCAGtgacatttataaaaattcagaACTCTACAG GAGAAACAAAGCAATGATAAAGGAATTAAGCATACCTGCTCCTGGTTTAAATGACCTCTATTTCCCTACAAAATACTCGCAATCATTTTTCACCCAATGTTTGGCTTGCTTATGGAAACAACGTTTGTCATACTGGAGGAATCCACCGTATACTGCTGTGAGATTTCTGTTCACGAGCTTTATAGCTTTGATGTTTGGAACAATTTTTTGGGAACTTGGTAGCAGAAG GTCTAAGCAACAGGACATATTTAATGCTGCGGGTTCAATGTACGCAGCAGTCCTTTTCCTCGGAGTGCAAAATTCAGCCTCCGTGCAACCAGTGGTGGCTGTTGAAAGAACCGTCTTCTACAGAGAGCGAGCTGCCGGAATGTACTCAGCTATGCCTTATGCTTATGCACAG GTTTTGGTAGAGATTCCTTATCTACTCTGTCAAGCTGTTGTATATGGTACTATAACATATGCAATGATTGGATTTGATTGGTCTATTGCCAAGTTCTTTTGGTATCTGTTCTTCATGTTCTTCACATTATTGTACTTCACCTTGTTTGGAATGATGTGTGTTGCTGCGACGCCTAATCACCAAATTGCAGCCATTATTTCCTCAGCATTTTATGGAATATGGAATCTCTTTTCAGGATTTATAATCCCGCGAACT AGGATGCCTGTGTGGTGGAGATGGTACTACTGGGCATGCCCAGTATCATGGACCTTATATGGACTAATTGCTTCACAATTTGGAGACATGCAAAATGTTCTTGAAGATAAGCAAACAAttgaagaatttataaaagattattatGGTTTCAACCATGATTTTGTAATAGTAGTTGCAGGTGTAATTCTTGGGTTTGCGCTCCTCTTTGCATTTACCTTTGGTGTTTCTATCAAGTCCTTTAATTTCCAGAGGAGATAG